One Trichomycterus rosablanca isolate fTriRos1 chromosome 23, fTriRos1.hap1, whole genome shotgun sequence genomic window carries:
- the eif1axb gene encoding eukaryotic translation initiation factor 1A X-linked b produces the protein MPKNKGKGGKNRRRGKNENESEKRELVFKEDGQEYAQVIKMLGNGRLEAMCFDGVKRLCHIRGKLRKKVWINTSDIILIGLRDYQDTKADVILKYNADEARSLKAYGELPEHAKINETDTFGPGDDDEIQFDDIGDNDEDIDDI, from the exons ATGCCGAAGAATAAAG GTAAGGGAGGTAAAAACAGGCGACGTGGTAAGAATGAGAACGAATCAGAAAAAAGAGAGCTGGTGTTCAAAGAGGACGGACAAG AGTACGCTCAGGTGATAAAGATGTTGGGCAACGGCAGACTGGAGGCCATGTGCTTCGATGGTGTCAAACGGCTTTGTCACATCCGGGGGAAACTGAGAAAAAAG GTCTGGATAAACACATCAGACATTATACTAATAGGTCTGAGAGATTATCAG GACACCAAAGCCGACGTTATTTTAAAGTACAACGCTGACGAGGCTCGCAGTCTGAAGGCCTATGGAGAGCTTCCAGAGCACG CTAAAATCAACGAGACCGACACGTTTGGACCTGGTGACGACGATGAAATTCAGTTTGATGACATTGGTGATAATGATGAGGACATTGATGAT aTCTAA